Proteins encoded within one genomic window of Couchioplanes caeruleus:
- a CDS encoding ComEC/Rec2 family competence protein, giving the protein MTAPDLRLAGFAVALWLAALAALHLTFRGGLGVATVAFLGAAVTTLLRVRVGEGHAGAWRVARFLMASMLLGAGCGAAATAARVAVRDAGPLAALVAADATVRVELTVRDDPRAIAGSPGLPPTYLVSVDLTGVHPEDAPSMRLSARALVLGADPAWRPLLPGQRVSATGRLLAPRGGDLRAAVVSVKDPPRLVGRSSPAQRAAGFLRAGLQRACAPLPDDVGGLLPGLVVGDTSRMDPALEEDFRATGMTHLNAVSGANVAIILGVVLFVVRWTRAGPVVTALICAAALVGFVILARPSPSVVRAAAMGAIGLLGLAAGRPRAAVPALAAAVAALVLADPELAGDVGFALSVLATAGLLLIAPVWRDALRRRGWPVVAADALAVPAAAQVACGPVVAAMSGSVSLVAVPANLLVVPAIAPATLLGVSAAVLSPVWPAGAEFAAWVGQWPARWLVLVATHGARVPAGAVPWPGGVGGALLLGALTLALLVAARRPAVRRLVAVVAAGAMLGALPVRLLASGWPPPRWIVVACAVGQGDAVVLPAGKGRAVVVDAGPEPSAVDRCLRRLGIREVALFVVSHFHVDHIGGMAGVFRGRTVAAVVTPDWPEPPAGRAAVAAQAAAARVPMAAVRPGWAFAVEGLAMTVIGPVEPLHGTNSDPNNNSLVLRARVAGRTVLLPGDAEAEEQQELLHRLGPRAVRAEVLKVAHHGSAYQSPEFVDAVDPAVALVSVGRGNDYGHPNAALLSRLGREGARVLRTDEGGDLAVVLTGGGLAVVARGDPPE; this is encoded by the coding sequence ATGACGGCGCCGGATCTGCGGCTCGCAGGGTTCGCCGTCGCGCTCTGGCTGGCGGCCCTCGCCGCCCTGCATCTGACGTTCCGCGGCGGGCTCGGCGTCGCCACCGTCGCCTTTCTGGGCGCCGCCGTGACAACCCTGCTTCGGGTCCGGGTCGGTGAAGGGCACGCCGGCGCCTGGCGGGTCGCGCGGTTCCTGATGGCATCGATGCTGCTCGGGGCGGGATGCGGAGCCGCCGCGACCGCCGCACGGGTCGCGGTGCGGGACGCCGGTCCGCTGGCCGCCCTGGTCGCCGCGGATGCCACCGTACGGGTGGAGCTGACCGTGCGCGACGATCCGCGCGCGATCGCCGGCTCGCCGGGCCTGCCGCCGACCTATCTGGTGTCGGTGGACCTGACCGGCGTGCATCCCGAGGACGCCCCCTCGATGCGGTTGTCGGCCCGGGCGCTCGTGCTCGGTGCGGACCCCGCCTGGCGGCCGCTGCTGCCCGGGCAGCGGGTGTCGGCCACCGGGCGGCTGCTGGCTCCCCGGGGCGGCGACCTGCGGGCCGCCGTGGTGTCGGTCAAGGATCCTCCGCGGCTCGTCGGCCGGTCGTCTCCGGCGCAGCGTGCGGCCGGCTTCCTGCGGGCCGGGCTCCAGCGCGCCTGCGCGCCGCTGCCGGACGACGTCGGTGGGCTACTGCCGGGGTTGGTCGTGGGGGACACGAGCCGGATGGACCCCGCCCTCGAGGAGGACTTCCGCGCGACCGGCATGACGCATCTCAACGCCGTCAGCGGCGCCAACGTGGCGATCATCCTCGGCGTGGTGCTGTTTGTCGTGCGGTGGACCCGGGCGGGGCCCGTCGTCACCGCGCTGATCTGTGCCGCAGCCCTGGTGGGCTTCGTCATTCTCGCCCGTCCCTCGCCGAGTGTCGTGCGGGCCGCGGCGATGGGCGCGATCGGGCTGCTCGGCCTCGCCGCGGGACGGCCGCGGGCGGCGGTGCCCGCGCTGGCCGCCGCGGTCGCGGCCCTGGTCCTGGCGGATCCCGAGTTGGCCGGAGACGTCGGCTTCGCCCTGTCGGTGCTGGCGACGGCCGGGTTGCTGCTGATCGCGCCGGTGTGGCGGGACGCGTTGCGGCGGCGCGGATGGCCGGTCGTGGCCGCCGACGCGCTCGCGGTTCCCGCCGCCGCTCAGGTCGCCTGCGGGCCTGTCGTGGCGGCGATGTCGGGCAGTGTCAGCCTGGTCGCCGTACCGGCGAATCTCCTGGTCGTGCCGGCCATCGCCCCCGCCACGCTGCTGGGCGTCTCGGCCGCCGTCCTGTCGCCCGTCTGGCCCGCCGGCGCCGAGTTCGCGGCGTGGGTGGGACAGTGGCCCGCCCGGTGGCTCGTACTCGTCGCCACGCACGGCGCCCGCGTGCCGGCCGGGGCGGTTCCCTGGCCGGGCGGCGTGGGCGGGGCGCTCCTGCTGGGTGCGCTCACCCTGGCGCTGCTGGTCGCGGCCCGCCGACCCGCGGTGCGGCGGCTGGTCGCGGTCGTCGCGGCCGGGGCGATGCTGGGAGCCCTTCCCGTACGGCTGCTGGCATCCGGGTGGCCGCCGCCGCGCTGGATCGTGGTGGCGTGCGCGGTCGGGCAGGGCGACGCCGTGGTGCTGCCCGCGGGGAAGGGGCGGGCGGTCGTCGTCGACGCCGGACCGGAGCCGAGCGCGGTCGACCGCTGCCTGCGGCGTCTCGGGATCCGCGAGGTGGCGCTGTTCGTCGTCAGCCATTTCCACGTCGACCACATCGGCGGCATGGCCGGGGTGTTCCGGGGCCGTACGGTCGCGGCGGTGGTCACCCCCGACTGGCCCGAGCCGCCGGCCGGTCGCGCCGCCGTCGCCGCCCAGGCCGCCGCCGCCCGGGTGCCGATGGCCGCGGTGCGCCCGGGCTGGGCGTTCGCGGTCGAGGGTCTGGCGATGACCGTGATCGGGCCGGTGGAACCGTTGCACGGCACCAACTCGGACCCGAACAACAACTCGCTTGTGCTGCGGGCCCGGGTGGCCGGACGGACCGTGCTGCTGCCCGGTGACGCCGAGGCCGAGGAGCAACAGGAACTACTCCACCGTCTCGGTCCCCGGGCGGTGCGTGCCGAGGTGCTGAAGGTGGCGCACCACGGGAGCGCGTACCAGTCGCCCGAGTTCGTCGACGCCGTGGATCCGGCGGTGGCGCTGGTGTCGGTGGGGCGCGGAAACGACTACGGACATCCGAACGCGGCGTTGCTGTCGCGGCTCGGGCGGGAGGGGGCGCGGGTGCTGCGTACGGATGAAGGCGGTGACCTGGCGGTCGTACTGACCGGCGGCGGCTTGGCGGTCGTTGCCCGCGGTGATCCACCCGAGTGA
- a CDS encoding putative protein N(5)-glutamine methyltransferase — translation MKSVLPADLAEAVARLRAAGCVFAEDEAAVLAEAAPDAAALAESVRRRAGGEPLEQVVGYADFCGVRVRLRPGVFVPRVRSELLVRLAAAHAAPGTVVVDLCCGSGALGLAVRHRVPGIELHAADSDPVAVACARDNLGTDVHQGDLFAALPDGLRGRIGVLLANVPYVATRHIPFLPAEARLHEPHTALDGGEDGLDAFRAVVAAATAWLAPGGLLLSEITGEQIEPATATVRSAGLHPWIHTDDDLEAAVVTVTTAKR, via the coding sequence ATGAAATCTGTGCTACCCGCGGACCTGGCCGAGGCCGTGGCCCGGCTGCGCGCCGCGGGCTGTGTCTTCGCCGAGGACGAGGCCGCCGTGCTCGCCGAGGCCGCACCGGACGCCGCCGCCCTGGCCGAGTCGGTGCGCCGCCGGGCCGGCGGCGAGCCCCTCGAGCAGGTCGTCGGATACGCCGACTTCTGCGGGGTCCGGGTCCGGCTGCGCCCCGGCGTCTTCGTTCCCCGAGTCCGCAGCGAGCTGCTGGTGCGGCTGGCCGCCGCCCACGCCGCCCCGGGCACCGTCGTGGTCGATCTGTGCTGCGGCTCGGGCGCCCTGGGCCTGGCCGTACGCCACCGGGTGCCCGGCATCGAGCTGCACGCCGCGGACAGCGATCCCGTCGCCGTCGCCTGCGCCCGGGACAATCTCGGCACCGACGTCCATCAAGGGGATCTCTTCGCCGCTCTGCCGGACGGGCTCCGGGGCCGCATCGGCGTCCTGCTCGCGAACGTGCCCTACGTCGCCACCCGGCACATACCCTTCCTCCCCGCCGAGGCCCGTCTGCACGAGCCGCACACCGCCCTGGACGGCGGCGAGGACGGGCTGGACGCCTTCCGCGCCGTGGTCGCCGCGGCCACCGCCTGGCTGGCCCCCGGTGGCCTGCTGCTGTCGGAGATCACCGGGGAGCAGATCGAGCCCGCGACCGCGACGGTACGGTCGGCAGGCCTGCACCCCTGGATCCACACCGACGACGACCTCGAGGCGGCGGTCGTGACAGTCACCACAGCGAAGAGATAG
- a CDS encoding SDR family oxidoreductase, translating into MKVAVAGGTGLTGRHLVETLTAAGHEPVVLARGRGVDLLSGAGLDAALAGVDVTIDVSNVTTTRRTIAVDFFERAGRNLLAAATRAGVRHHVVLSIVGIDRVKSGYYQGKLRQEAIVRDGGVPWSVLRATQFHEFAGQLLDRMPGPVALVPRLTVQPIAVREVAEALAALAGAEPRGMAGDLAGPRAESLVTMARRLIAAGGARRRPVLPLWMPGPMGSGGLLPDGPGARGVQTFDQWLEEGARGQRF; encoded by the coding sequence ATGAAGGTTGCAGTTGCGGGCGGCACCGGTCTCACCGGCCGGCACCTGGTCGAGACGCTGACCGCCGCCGGCCATGAGCCGGTGGTGCTGGCGCGCGGGCGGGGAGTGGACCTGCTGAGCGGCGCCGGGCTCGACGCGGCGCTGGCCGGGGTGGACGTCACCATCGACGTCAGCAACGTGACGACGACAAGGCGCACGATCGCCGTCGACTTCTTCGAGCGGGCCGGGCGCAACCTGCTGGCGGCGGCCACACGGGCGGGAGTGCGGCACCACGTCGTGCTGTCGATCGTCGGGATCGACCGGGTCAAGAGCGGCTACTACCAGGGCAAGTTGCGCCAGGAGGCGATCGTCCGCGACGGCGGGGTGCCGTGGAGCGTGCTGCGGGCGACACAGTTCCACGAGTTCGCGGGGCAGTTGCTCGATCGAATGCCCGGGCCGGTCGCGCTCGTGCCGAGGCTGACGGTGCAGCCGATCGCGGTGCGGGAGGTCGCCGAGGCGCTGGCGGCGCTGGCCGGCGCGGAGCCGCGAGGAATGGCGGGAGATCTGGCCGGGCCGCGGGCGGAGTCGCTGGTCACGATGGCGCGGCGGCTCATCGCCGCGGGCGGCGCGCGGCGGCGGCCGGTGCTGCCCCTCTGGATGCCCGGGCCGATGGGCAGCGGCGGCCTGCTGCCGGACGGGCCGGGAGCCCGCGGCGTGCAGACCTTCGACCAGTGGCTCGAGGAAGGCGCCCGCGGGCAGCGTTTCTGA
- a CDS encoding helix-hairpin-helix domain-containing protein: MLAAASAWPDDVTLATAVSGPPVPAPPALEVDLACRPPWSGESAGTESAGTESAGTESALGGAGAFGSDASGLRLGLFDPGRRGVRALTAVAVVVVVIAAVLAWRARPRVEPAAAPIAADSIMDDPRAAGAAVAASSGPAEVVVAVGGKVRRPGLVQLAPGARVADALRAAGGAQPGVDVAPLNLARKVVDGELIMVGVPQPPGAPAAGGGASAAAGGLVNLNTATLADLDTLPGVGPVLAQRILDARDAQGGFRAVGDLRKVDGIGTARYEQLKDLVTV, encoded by the coding sequence GTGCTGGCGGCGGCGTCGGCCTGGCCCGACGACGTGACCCTCGCCACCGCCGTATCCGGCCCGCCCGTGCCGGCGCCTCCTGCGCTGGAGGTCGACCTTGCGTGCCGGCCGCCATGGAGCGGGGAGTCTGCTGGTACGGAGTCTGCTGGTACGGAGTCTGCTGGCACGGAGTCTGCGCTCGGCGGTGCCGGTGCCTTCGGGAGTGACGCCTCGGGGTTGCGGCTCGGCCTGTTCGATCCCGGGCGGCGGGGCGTGCGCGCATTGACGGCCGTTGCCGTCGTCGTCGTGGTGATCGCGGCGGTGCTCGCCTGGCGTGCGCGGCCCCGGGTGGAACCGGCGGCGGCGCCGATCGCCGCGGACTCCATCATGGACGATCCGCGAGCCGCTGGCGCGGCCGTCGCCGCATCCTCCGGGCCCGCCGAGGTGGTCGTGGCGGTCGGCGGCAAGGTGCGCAGGCCGGGCCTGGTGCAGCTCGCGCCGGGAGCGCGCGTGGCCGACGCGCTGCGGGCCGCCGGCGGTGCCCAGCCCGGCGTCGACGTCGCGCCGCTCAACCTGGCCCGCAAGGTGGTGGACGGCGAGCTCATCATGGTGGGTGTCCCGCAGCCACCGGGCGCCCCCGCGGCAGGTGGCGGCGCTTCCGCGGCAGCCGGTGGCCTCGTCAACCTCAACACCGCCACGCTGGCGGATCTGGACACCCTTCCGGGCGTCGGCCCGGTGCTGGCCCAGCGCATCCTCGACGCGCGCGACGCCCAGGGTGGCTTCCGCGCCGTGGGCGACCTCCGCAAGGTCGACGGCATCGGGACGGCGCGCTACGAGCAGCTCAAGGATCTGGTGACCGTATGA